From the genome of Spinacia oleracea cultivar Varoflay chromosome 2, BTI_SOV_V1, whole genome shotgun sequence, one region includes:
- the LOC110778588 gene encoding uncharacterized protein: MENSMKKRRPRSRFTPEEAGESSVECTGKQCRSCAAALVADCVAVCCCPLALVSLLALAFVKVPYLVGKRCLRKRNNRKRKCKQICEASSSGSSSSSSSIDININSRDINLISGQSKSDIIFEFAKEGDNNHEFLEERRSFCAAFEADKVLFELYQLGHLGFGRVSFTGIQPFAKEHQG, translated from the coding sequence ATGGAGAACAGCATGAAAAAGAGGCGTCCTCGGTCCCGCTTCACACCTGAAGAAGCCGGAGAATCATCGGTGGAGTGCACTGGGAAGCAATGCAGATCATGTGCTGCTGCCTTGGTTGCCGACTGTGTTGCTGTGTGTTGCTGCCCTCTCGCGCTTGTCAGTCTGTTAGCTCTTGCCTTTGTCAAAGTACCTTATTTAGTAGGGAAAAGGTGTCTGAGGAAAAGAAACAACAGAAAGAGAAAATGCAAGCAAATCTGTGAAGCTAGTAGTAgtggtagtagtagtagtagtagtagtattgATATCAACATCAACAGTCGCGACATCAATCTCATTTCCGGGCAGAGTAAATCAGACATTATCTTTGAATTCGCCAAAGAGGGTGACAATAATCATGAGTTTTTGGAAGAAAGGAGAAGCTTTTGTGCTGCATTTGAAGCTGATAAAGTTTTATTTGAATTATACCAACTTGGTCATCTGGGTTTTGGTAGGGTTTCTTTTACTGGAATTCAACCTTTTGCTAAAGAACATCAAGGGTAA
- the LOC110779821 gene encoding splicing factor 3B subunit 6-like protein has product MSISLRKANTRLPPEVNRVLYVRNLPFNITSEEMYDIFGKYGAIRQIRVGTNKDTRGTAFVVYEDIYDAKTAVDHLSGFNVANRYLIVLYYQPAKMNKKIDFKKKEEEITKLQEKYGVSTKDK; this is encoded by the coding sequence ATGTCGATCAGCCTGAGAAAAGCCAACACTCGACTACCCCCTGAAGTAAACCGAGTTCTCTATGTTCGAAATCTGCCCTTCAACATCACCAGCGAAGAGATGTACGACATTTTTGGAAAGTACGGAGCAATTCGCCAAATTCGTGTCGGAACAAACAAGGACACTCGAGGAACAGCGTTCGTGGTGTACGAGGATATATACGATGCTAAGACTGCCGTTGATCATCTGTCTGGGTTCAATGTCGCAAATCGGTACTTGATTGTGTTGTATTATCAGCCTGCTAAGATGAACAAGAAGATTGATTTTAAGAAGAAGGAAGAGGAGATTACCAAATTGCAGGAGAAATATGGTGTTTCTACTAAAGATAagtga